The following proteins are encoded in a genomic region of Sorangiineae bacterium MSr12523:
- a CDS encoding aminotransferase class V-fold PLP-dependent enzyme: MKSGPDSGSHLDMPLDVRKLRAQFPILERCIYLNSNSTGLAPRGVQEVLSKYWDTLDDWRDDTWETWWSEIHRYADDIAAFLGAPAGSVLCDVNVATLLGRFAAALEYDSGRNRIVTSDLEFPTAELLFRGLHRLGAETIVVPSRDGYSIDEEAIVRTIDERTRLVFLSLATSNTGALLALGPIVEQARKVGALVALDAYAALGVVPLDVTELGADVLFGGASKWLCGPYHAAFMYMRPELAARLVPLTPGWMASRNPLTFRPQTELAEGTRRFAGGTPLVLPLMMARVGFELMRSFGIARVRELSLAHTQRIIDHADEAGLTVTTPRAPQRRAGIVSLHFENDEQVVRDLAGRAEGQRQMVCSYRCGVRIGPHAFNTESEIDTFMKALVESAIR, encoded by the coding sequence ATGAAGTCCGGGCCGGACAGCGGCTCGCATCTCGACATGCCGCTCGATGTGCGCAAGCTTCGCGCACAATTCCCTATTTTGGAGCGGTGCATCTACCTCAATAGCAATTCCACTGGCCTCGCCCCTCGCGGGGTGCAGGAAGTCCTTTCCAAATATTGGGACACCCTGGACGACTGGCGCGACGATACTTGGGAAACGTGGTGGAGCGAAATTCACCGTTATGCCGATGATATCGCGGCATTTCTCGGCGCGCCGGCGGGATCCGTGCTTTGTGACGTCAACGTTGCCACATTGCTCGGTCGATTTGCGGCGGCGCTCGAATACGATTCGGGGCGAAATCGAATTGTCACCAGTGATTTGGAATTTCCCACCGCCGAACTTCTCTTTCGAGGTTTGCACCGGCTTGGTGCGGAAACCATCGTAGTGCCATCGCGTGATGGCTATTCGATCGACGAAGAAGCCATCGTTCGCACCATCGACGAGCGCACGCGCCTGGTCTTTCTGTCGCTCGCCACGTCCAACACGGGGGCGCTGCTCGCGCTTGGACCCATTGTGGAACAGGCGCGAAAGGTCGGAGCGTTGGTGGCGCTCGACGCCTATGCCGCACTTGGCGTCGTGCCGCTCGACGTCACGGAGCTGGGGGCCGATGTGCTCTTCGGTGGTGCGAGCAAGTGGCTTTGCGGTCCGTACCACGCGGCATTCATGTACATGCGTCCCGAGCTGGCCGCCCGCCTCGTGCCGCTCACGCCCGGCTGGATGGCCTCGCGCAACCCGCTGACGTTTCGCCCGCAGACGGAGCTCGCCGAGGGCACGCGTCGCTTCGCCGGGGGCACGCCCTTGGTGCTGCCGCTGATGATGGCGCGCGTCGGCTTCGAACTGATGCGCTCGTTCGGCATTGCGCGGGTGCGCGAGCTCTCGCTGGCGCACACGCAGCGCATCATCGACCACGCGGACGAGGCGGGGCTCACCGTCACGACACCGCGCGCCCCCCAGCGAAGGGCAGGCATCGTCTCGTTGCACTTCGAGAACGACGAGCAGGTGGTGCGCGATCTCGCGGGTCGAGCGGAAGGCCAACGGCAAATGGTCTGCAGCTACCGCTGTGGGGTGCGCATTGGTCCTCATGCGTTCAACACGGAAAGCGAAATCGATACATTCATGAAGGCGCTCGTCGAAAGCGCGATAAGGTAA
- a CDS encoding tryptophan 2,3-dioxygenase family protein, whose protein sequence is MRSVRAKNLHLALQAPIENKYMGKPVGAGLLDYEVYLRTSELRSLQSSPQDLVIPDEMLFQIAHQSQELWLKLAAFETIGLVEAIDGDDLWAAAETLKRQILVMKTLESELAVISTLSPEAFLVVRRYLGNGSGLQSPGYFELLLAAEAANDALSDLLKRRGVSIRDVYEERARYRDLHHICERFVDLDSGFQMWLTAHFMLVRRTLGIDRSVKALDGFPTVALGPRTTKPLFPALWDVRVEMSRGWTREGGTSPATLRSRDTSPSHPSLSSRPLVACDESESASGIRAGLGNRK, encoded by the coding sequence ATGCGAAGCGTGCGTGCCAAAAACCTCCACCTCGCGCTCCAGGCCCCAATCGAGAACAAGTACATGGGCAAGCCCGTGGGCGCGGGTTTGCTCGATTACGAAGTGTACCTGCGCACCTCGGAGCTGCGATCGCTCCAATCGTCGCCGCAGGACCTCGTCATCCCCGACGAAATGTTGTTCCAAATCGCCCATCAAAGTCAGGAACTCTGGCTCAAGCTGGCCGCGTTCGAGACGATTGGCTTGGTCGAGGCCATCGACGGCGACGATTTGTGGGCCGCCGCCGAGACGTTGAAGCGCCAGATCCTGGTGATGAAGACCCTGGAAAGTGAGTTGGCGGTGATTTCCACCCTCTCACCCGAGGCATTTCTCGTCGTTCGTCGTTATCTAGGCAACGGAAGTGGCCTTCAATCGCCGGGCTACTTCGAGCTGCTCTTGGCAGCCGAGGCGGCCAATGACGCATTGAGCGATCTGTTGAAGCGGCGCGGTGTATCCATACGGGACGTGTACGAGGAGCGCGCCCGGTATCGCGATTTGCACCACATTTGTGAACGCTTCGTCGATTTGGATTCCGGCTTTCAAATGTGGCTGACCGCCCACTTCATGCTGGTGCGGCGCACGTTGGGCATCGATCGGTCGGTGAAAGCGCTCGACGGATTTCCGACCGTCGCCCTCGGGCCGCGCACCACGAAGCCGCTCTTCCCCGCCTTGTGGGACGTCCGCGTGGAGATGTCGCGCGGGTGGACTCGGGAAGGCGGTACGAGCCCCGCAACGTTGCGCTCCCGCGACACCTCGCCCAGCCATCCGAGCCTTTCCTCACGGCCGCTGGTCGCCTGCGACGAAAGCGAGTCGGCATCGGGTATCCGCGCGGGTCTCGGAAATCGCAAATGA
- a CDS encoding response regulator, with protein MDRPSGLPEVRRRPRILAVDDDPLQLDLLFRGLTLEGFEVATHEGPIGVTNMVRAFQPDIVLLDLNIPSLRGDRLIELIRRTAGPNTKYFLLSASDESELRLRAAETSAHGWLSKSLPMNEIAHRLRAMLSPSSTGSFSGLNEGPPSRRIR; from the coding sequence ATGGATAGGCCGAGCGGACTTCCCGAAGTGAGGCGGCGGCCGCGCATTCTGGCGGTCGATGACGATCCTTTGCAACTGGACCTTTTGTTTCGGGGACTTACCTTGGAGGGATTCGAAGTCGCCACGCACGAAGGGCCCATTGGGGTCACCAACATGGTTCGCGCGTTCCAACCGGATATCGTTCTACTCGACTTGAACATTCCGAGCCTGCGGGGGGACCGGCTCATCGAGTTGATCCGTCGTACGGCTGGGCCGAACACGAAGTATTTCTTGCTCTCCGCGAGCGACGAGTCCGAGCTTCGCTTACGCGCTGCAGAAACGAGCGCGCACGGGTGGCTTTCCAAAAGCCTCCCTATGAATGAGATTGCGCATCGCCTACGGGCCATGCTTTCTCCCTCGTCCACAGGCTCATTTTCGGGCTTGAACGAGGGGCCGCCGTCCCGGCGTATACGATAG
- a CDS encoding response regulator gives MKPAVVSLPRTSPPGSVPRILVALSESETTLALAELERAGFAAETTSVDSLERLEERLSATWDLVLAGTEFFGHSREAVAGFLDKLREASKTLGYDLPVVFVTQQQASDDTLERSALARGAADVIDASRIGRLGAVLTREVERVRRQGALAARAALQEAIIDALPFLVFVKEARDLRQIMANQTFADAFHTTKEWLTGKLDHEIFPPDQVEGFNAMDREVLRTQVMKVFEEVARTDGVNRTYLTRKLAILDDEGNSAYLVGVTEDITERKRTEEALRRTRELSARTLAGYQRRVLQMEIIRQQNEDLERLSADLVKAKRIEEERAREIEAAARLKSEFLANFSHEIRTPLNGILGYCDLLMRGEGSRLTPHGRRDLNVIKTNAKTLLSLINDILDLSKIEAGRIEIVRERVDVTELIEDSAATIKELIRSKDVELVTHVADGAAQAFTDSLKLRQIVLNLLTNAAKFTDTGEIHVSASAAGDDLVVEVEDTGVGIPAEELRNIFEKFRQVDGSSTRRAGGTGLGLAIVRELARVLGGTASVTSAVGRGSKFTVILPGAIDAGRTSVPENKAEPRGPVSVDGCTVLVVDDDPLVQTLVRGELETAGFQAIIVGDGVQALHQARARRPNVILLDLHLPKLHGWDVLTELKSDPSLSSIPVVIVSVEEQRARGFSMGACEYLVKPVETDQLVETVRRVMAPGGGDVLIVDDDAATRELVTRVLQGHGFPTADARDGSEALVRMKVSPPSLLILDLVMPKVDGFEVLRRMRSEGTIVPVVVLTGKDLSKVEEQELSEAFARIVRKGGLAMADLVAEARRLVVEQRVQQKERLPRILYVEDSPQNRDIVRRYLEPEFNVFEAEDGEHGLERAQRDAPDLVLMDLSLPRIDGWEATRRIKSDPRLRHLPVIALTARAGTEDRERADSAGCVDYLTKPVERETLIAAIRKHLRGQAGNG, from the coding sequence TTGAAGCCCGCCGTCGTTTCTCTCCCTCGAACGTCGCCTCCCGGCAGTGTGCCGCGCATTCTGGTCGCGCTCAGCGAAAGCGAAACGACCCTCGCGCTTGCGGAGTTGGAGCGCGCGGGGTTCGCCGCGGAGACCACTTCGGTCGACAGCCTCGAGCGCCTCGAAGAGCGGCTCTCGGCAACTTGGGATCTCGTTCTCGCTGGCACGGAGTTCTTCGGGCATTCGCGCGAGGCGGTCGCCGGCTTCCTCGACAAGCTGCGCGAGGCGAGTAAGACGCTCGGCTACGACCTGCCGGTGGTCTTCGTGACGCAGCAGCAGGCGAGTGACGACACGCTGGAACGAAGCGCACTCGCACGCGGCGCCGCCGACGTGATCGACGCCTCGCGCATCGGTCGCCTGGGCGCTGTGCTCACGCGCGAGGTCGAGCGGGTGCGCCGGCAGGGTGCGCTGGCCGCCCGCGCGGCCCTTCAGGAAGCCATCATCGATGCGTTGCCGTTTCTCGTCTTCGTCAAAGAGGCGCGGGACCTCCGCCAGATCATGGCGAACCAGACCTTCGCCGACGCGTTCCACACCACAAAAGAGTGGCTCACGGGCAAGCTCGATCACGAGATCTTCCCGCCCGATCAAGTCGAAGGCTTCAACGCCATGGATCGCGAGGTGCTCCGCACCCAGGTGATGAAGGTCTTCGAAGAGGTGGCCCGCACCGACGGCGTGAACCGCACCTACCTGACGCGCAAGCTGGCCATTCTCGACGACGAGGGAAACTCCGCGTACCTCGTGGGCGTCACCGAAGACATCACCGAGCGCAAACGCACCGAGGAGGCCCTCCGCCGCACGCGTGAGCTCTCCGCGCGCACGTTGGCCGGCTACCAACGGCGCGTTCTGCAGATGGAGATCATCCGCCAGCAGAACGAAGACCTCGAGCGCCTCTCCGCCGACCTGGTGAAGGCCAAGCGCATCGAGGAGGAGCGCGCCCGCGAGATCGAAGCGGCCGCCCGCCTCAAGAGCGAATTTTTGGCGAACTTCTCGCACGAGATCCGCACGCCTCTCAACGGCATCCTCGGCTACTGCGATCTGCTCATGCGCGGTGAGGGCTCGCGCCTCACGCCCCACGGCCGCCGCGATCTCAACGTCATCAAGACCAACGCGAAGACGTTGCTCTCGCTCATCAACGACATTCTCGATCTGTCGAAGATCGAAGCGGGCCGCATCGAGATCGTGCGCGAGCGGGTCGACGTCACGGAACTCATCGAGGACTCCGCGGCGACCATCAAAGAGCTGATACGCAGCAAAGACGTCGAGCTGGTCACGCATGTCGCGGACGGTGCCGCGCAGGCCTTCACCGACTCGCTCAAGCTGCGGCAGATCGTTCTGAACCTCCTCACCAACGCGGCAAAGTTCACGGACACCGGTGAAATCCACGTCTCGGCAAGCGCCGCCGGCGACGACTTGGTCGTCGAGGTGGAGGACACCGGCGTGGGCATCCCTGCCGAGGAACTGCGCAACATCTTCGAGAAGTTCCGCCAGGTCGACGGGTCGAGCACCCGGCGGGCCGGCGGCACGGGGCTCGGGCTCGCCATCGTGCGCGAGCTGGCGCGCGTGCTCGGGGGCACCGCCTCCGTCACCAGCGCGGTCGGACGCGGGTCGAAGTTCACCGTCATTCTTCCCGGCGCCATCGACGCGGGCCGCACCTCGGTGCCGGAGAACAAGGCGGAGCCGCGCGGACCCGTGTCCGTCGATGGCTGCACGGTCCTCGTGGTCGACGACGATCCGCTGGTGCAAACCTTGGTGCGCGGGGAGCTCGAGACCGCGGGCTTTCAGGCCATCATCGTCGGCGACGGCGTGCAGGCGTTGCATCAGGCGCGGGCCCGAAGGCCGAACGTCATCTTGCTCGACCTGCACCTACCCAAGCTTCACGGGTGGGACGTGCTCACGGAGCTCAAGAGCGATCCCTCGCTCTCGAGCATCCCCGTGGTCATCGTCTCCGTCGAGGAACAACGCGCGCGCGGCTTCTCCATGGGCGCGTGCGAGTACTTGGTGAAGCCCGTCGAGACGGACCAACTGGTCGAAACCGTGCGTCGCGTGATGGCCCCCGGCGGCGGGGATGTCCTCATCGTCGACGACGACGCGGCGACCCGCGAGTTGGTCACCCGCGTCCTGCAGGGTCACGGCTTCCCCACCGCGGATGCCCGCGATGGCTCGGAGGCGCTGGTCCGCATGAAGGTGAGCCCTCCATCGTTGCTCATCTTGGACCTGGTCATGCCCAAGGTGGACGGCTTCGAGGTGCTGCGCCGCATGCGCAGCGAAGGAACCATCGTTCCGGTCGTGGTCCTGACCGGCAAAGACTTGAGCAAGGTCGAGGAGCAGGAACTTTCGGAGGCCTTCGCGCGGATTGTACGCAAGGGAGGTCTCGCCATGGCCGACTTGGTAGCGGAGGCCAGGAGGCTCGTTGTCGAACAACGTGTGCAACAGAAAGAGCGCCTACCACGCATTCTTTACGTGGAGGACTCGCCGCAAAACCGGGATATCGTGCGCCGTTACCTCGAGCCGGAGTTCAATGTGTTCGAAGCAGAGGATGGTGAGCATGGACTGGAACGGGCGCAGCGCGATGCGCCCGATCTCGTGCTCATGGATCTGTCATTGCCCCGCATCGATGGGTGGGAGGCAACCCGACGTATCAAGTCGGATCCCAGGCTTCGGCACCTTCCCGTCATTGCCCTTACAGCGCGCGCGGGCACGGAGGATCGTGAACGTGCGGACAGCGCAGGGTGTGTGGACTACCTGACCAAACCAGTGGAGCGCGAAACTTTGATTGCCGCGATTCGAAAACACCTTCGGGGGCAAGCCGGGAATGGATAG
- a CDS encoding FIST C-terminal domain-containing protein: MSSVELHRARTLVTDPQQAAERLLEQLPSSVKPKLVTVFASRSHDQLALNRALRERLPKGTRIVGTTSGAELDNDGIHERSIVLGALSGDFDVGLGVGRDLSQDAIVSGNIAISQACDELGILPNNLGSKHVGMVIDDAFRYKKEEFLLGMLEPNPALVLVGGGASDTELDPNKQSSELHVDGEVVTDAVVCALFKTDVRWAAMRSHWYVPTGRTLRITRVDETCTRALEIDGRPAAKRYAELLGVTPEDLEFGKPHGFATQPTALRVGREYFVRAPWRPLEDGSILYANLIEEGTELEIMQLGDIVRATNHFFREELPHRVGNPNALILFQCSGRQWFADAVGKRAELAQTFTTAPPAVGFNCHFEIYCGFHINTTLTVLAFGSGTPS, translated from the coding sequence ATGTCATCCGTTGAGCTCCATCGGGCACGCACGCTCGTGACCGATCCCCAACAAGCCGCGGAGCGGCTTCTCGAGCAGTTACCGTCGTCCGTCAAGCCCAAGCTCGTCACTGTGTTCGCCTCGCGATCGCACGATCAGCTGGCGCTCAACCGCGCGTTGCGTGAGAGGTTGCCCAAGGGCACGCGCATCGTCGGCACCACCAGTGGTGCGGAGCTCGACAACGACGGCATCCACGAACGATCCATCGTCCTCGGCGCCCTCTCGGGTGACTTCGACGTGGGCCTCGGCGTCGGACGCGATCTCTCGCAAGACGCGATCGTCTCCGGCAACATCGCCATCAGCCAAGCGTGCGACGAGCTTGGGATCTTGCCCAACAACCTGGGCTCGAAGCACGTCGGCATGGTGATCGACGACGCGTTTCGTTACAAAAAAGAGGAGTTTCTCCTGGGCATGCTCGAGCCGAATCCGGCGCTGGTGCTCGTGGGCGGAGGCGCTTCCGACACCGAGCTCGATCCGAACAAGCAGAGCTCCGAGCTCCACGTCGATGGCGAGGTGGTGACCGACGCCGTCGTCTGCGCGCTCTTCAAGACCGACGTGCGCTGGGCGGCCATGCGCTCGCACTGGTACGTGCCCACGGGGCGCACCTTGCGCATCACACGCGTCGACGAGACGTGCACCCGCGCGTTGGAGATCGATGGCCGCCCCGCGGCCAAACGCTACGCCGAGCTGCTCGGCGTCACGCCGGAGGATCTCGAGTTCGGCAAGCCGCACGGCTTTGCCACGCAACCCACCGCACTGCGCGTCGGGCGAGAGTACTTCGTGCGCGCACCGTGGAGGCCGCTCGAGGACGGTTCGATCCTCTATGCCAACTTGATCGAAGAAGGGACCGAGCTCGAAATCATGCAATTGGGGGATATCGTGCGTGCGACGAATCATTTCTTCCGTGAGGAATTGCCACATCGTGTCGGAAATCCGAATGCGCTGATTCTATTTCAGTGCAGCGGACGGCAATGGTTCGCCGACGCCGTCGGAAAGCGCGCCGAGCTCGCGCAAACGTTCACCACGGCCCCGCCCGCGGTGGGCTTCAATTGCCATTTCGAAATCTATTGTGGATTCCACATCAACACGACGCTCACCGTACTCGCATTTGGATCGGGAACCCCCTCTTGA